One Stigmatopora argus isolate UIUO_Sarg chromosome 20, RoL_Sarg_1.0, whole genome shotgun sequence genomic region harbors:
- the LOC144065742 gene encoding atrial natriuretic peptide receptor 1 isoform X3, with amino-acid sequence MKGVFCFAVFWVCASSWHDLDNSEYDCWPLERPDDSNMISCGGLEMAWVLRPPETVTSGQVFSVVYSVSARDSFYGWAVDNDIFPRGSIEGAEDARRFCQEHECPADWKDADGENCCIHHANVHSCPLGHMASESICGPWIPDDGKIFTHTISTSGKMTQSNWSAKVVLFHVGLTSLIAHIRVGRMQVALEAKSTVLPSAVCGDDECQEGELCSTCPADCGQCPMTAWAKVAVGLPLSLLCVCFVLTATWLRYQQQKLLWDESWIIHFDHIKPDHQARVTTSSLISAAPAAGHSDSNTSCVTALASCGGQAGGGKTTFTCTGIYDGRTVAIKKIPGKSFSLSKSIRQEVKQVRELDHPNLCKFIGGCVQAPSVAIVTEYCPKGSLNDVLLNEEIPLNWGFRFSFAVDMAKGMAYLHQHRICHGHLKSSNCVLDDRWVCKITDYGLGVYRRGEGAEPPSPYQRRLREVYRPPEFLDGDAEPTLTGDVFSFSIILLEIATRSDPVPVDDSSLESSCCPPLPELISSKAHNNCPCPADYVELIRRCGAQNPAQRPTFEQIRKFVCRINPVKVSPVDMMMNLMEKYSKHLEVLVAERTQDLMHEKQKTDRLLHSMLPRQVADDLRQGKPSQAQSYVSATVFFRSDRPSDGKAAVACRPAIFPTLAFARSDIVGFTQLSGSSTPYQVVDLLNKLYTTFDDIIDNYDVYKVETIGDAYMVVSGVPRENGILHASEIASMALDLVAVCRTFGIPHKPNTQLQIRAGIHSGPVVAGVVGTKMPRYCLFGDTVNTASRMESTSLALKIQCSASVFYLLEEIGGYALACRGTMPVKGKGDMVTYWLEGKTSGESDGNGGGSPRERQFGFSLPGALQAAERPTA; translated from the exons ATGAAAGGCGTCTTCTGCTTCGCCGTCTTCTGG GTGTGCGCGTCTTCCTGGCACGACCTGGACAACAGCGAGTACGACTGTTGGCCCCTGGAACGCCCCGACGACTCCAACATGATCAGCTGCGGAG GTCTGGAGATGGCGTGGGTGCTGCGGCCTCCCGAGACGGTGACAAGCGGCCAGGTGTTTTCCGTCGTCTACTCGGTCTCCGCGCGAGACTCCTTCTACGGCTGGGCCGTGGACAACGACATCTTTCCTCGCGG TTCCATAGAGGGCGCGGAGGACGCTCGGAGGTTCTGCCAAGAACACGAGTGTCCCGCCGACTGGAAAGACGCCGATGGTGAAAACTGCTGCATTCATCACGCCAACGTCCACTCGTGCCCGCTGGGACACATG GCCTCGGAGAGCATCTGCGGCCCGTGGATCCCTGACGACGGCAAGATCTTCACCCACACCATCTCCACTTCGGGCAAGATGACGCAGAGCAACTGGAGCGCCAAG GTGGTTCTGTTCCACGTGGGCCTGACCTCGCTCATCGCTCACATCCGAGTGGGTCGCATGCAGGTGGCGCTGGAGGCCAAAAGCACCGTGCTGCCCTCCGCAG TCTGCGGCGACGACGAGTGCCAGGAGGGCGAGCTGTGCTCCACCTGCCCCGCCGACTGCGGCCAATGCCCCATGACGGCGTGGGCCAAAGTGGCCGTGGGGCTGCCGCTGAGCCTGCTCTGCGTCTGCTTCGTCCTGACCGCCACG TGGCTGAGGTATCAGCAGCAGAAACTGCTGTGGGACGAGAGCTGGATCATCCATTTTGACCACATCAAGCCAG ATCATCAAGCGCGCGTGACCACCAGCAGCTTGATTAGCGCGGCGCCGGCGGCGGGACACAGCGACAGCAATACCAGCTGCGTGACGGCCCTGGCTTCCTGCGGGGGACAAGCGGGAGGCGGGAAGACCACCTTCACCTGCACGGGGATCTA CGACGGTCGGACGGTGGCCATCAAGAAGATTCCCGGCAAGTCTTTCTCTCTGTCCAAGAGCATCCGACAGGAAGTCAAGCAAGTCAG GGAGCTGGACCACCCCAACCTGTGCAAGTTCATCGGCGGCTGCGTCCAAGCGCCCAGCGTGGCCATAGTGACCGAGTACTGCCCCAAGGGGAGTCTCAACGACGTGCTTCTCAACGAGGAGATCCCGCTCAACTGGGGCTTCAG GTTCTCCTTCGCCGTGGACATGGCCAAAGGGATGGCCTACCTCCACCAGCACCGCATCTGTCACGGCCACCTCAAGTCTTCCAACTGCGTGCTGGACGACCGCTGGGTTTGCAAGATCACCG ATTACGGGCTCGGGGTGTACCGCCGGGGGGAAGGGGCGGAGCCTCCCTCGCCCTACCAGCGGCGACTCCGAGAAGTGTACAGGCCGCCCGAGTTCCTAGACGGCGACGCGGAGCCCACGCTGACCGGAGACGTCTTCAG TTTTTCCATCATCTTGCTGGAGATCGCCACGCGAAGTGACCCCGTCCCG GTGGACGATTCCAGCCTGGAAAGCTCTTGCTGTCCACCTCTCCCCGAGCTCATCTCCAGCAAAGCCCACAACAACTGCCCCTGTCCCGCCGACTACGTGGAG CTCATCCGACGGTGCGGCGCTCAAAATCCCGCGCAACGGCCCACTTTTGAACAGATCAGGAAGTTCGTCTGCCGGATCAACCCCGTCAAAGTCAGTCCGGTGGACATGATGATGAATCTG ATGGAGAAGTACAGCAAGCACCTGGAAGTGCTGGTGGCCGAGCGGACGCAAGACCTGATGCACGAGAAGCAGAAGACGGACAGGCTGCTGCACA GCATGCTCCCGCGGCAGGTGGCCGACGACCTCCGCCAGGGCAAACCGTCGCAGGCTCAGAGCTACGTCAGCGCCACCGTCTTTTTCAGGTCGGACCGGCCGAGCGACGGGAAGGCGGCGGTCGCCTGCCGGCCCGCTATATTTCCAACGCTTGCATTTGCGCGCAGCGACATCGTCGGGTTCACGCAGCTGTCCGGCAGCAGTACGCCGTACCAGGTGGTGGACCTTCTCAACAAGCTCTACACCACTTTCGACGATATCATTGACAACTACGACGTCTACAAGGTGGAAACCATCGGCGACGCCT ACATGGTGGTGTCGGGCGTCCCCCGGGAGAACGGCATTCTTCACGCTTCCGAGATCGCCAGCATGGCTTTGGACTTGGTGGCCGTGTGCCGCACCTTCGGGATCCCTCACAAGCCCAACACGCAGCTGCAGATTCGCGCCGGGATCCACTCGG GTCCGGTGGTGGCGGGCGTGGTGGGCACCAAGATGCCACGCTACTGTCTCTTCGGCGACACGGTAAACACGGCTTCTCGGATGGAGTCCACCAGCCTAG CGTTGAAGATCCAGTGCAGCGCCAGCGTCTTTTACCTGCTGGAAGAGATCGGCGGCTACGCGCTGGCGTGTCGGGGAACGATGCCGGTCAAG
- the LOC144065742 gene encoding atrial natriuretic peptide receptor 1 isoform X2 yields the protein MNIWQRALSLTLALKREVVCLSARRSLGCRDQTRPPRCPNPPPAGFCPLFSVMKGVFCFAVFWVCASSWHDLDNSEYDCWPLERPDDSNMISCGGLEMAWVLRPPETVTSGQVFSVVYSVSARDSFYGWAVDNDIFPRGSIEGAEDARRFCQEHECPADWKDADGENCCIHHANVHSCPLGHMASESICGPWIPDDGKIFTHTISTSGKMTQSNWSAKVVLFHVGLTSLIAHIRVGRMQVALEAKSTVLPSAVCGDDECQEGELCSTCPADCGQCPMTAWAKVAVGLPLSLLCVCFVLTATWLRYQQQKLLWDESWIIHFDHIKPDHQARVTTSSLISAAPAAGHSDSNTSCVTALASCGGQAGGGKTTFTCTGIYDGRTVAIKKIPGKSFSLSKSIRQEVKQVRELDHPNLCKFIGGCVQAPSVAIVTEYCPKGSLNDVLLNEEIPLNWGFRFSFAVDMAKGMAYLHQHRICHGHLKSSNCVLDDRWVCKITDYGLGVYRRGEGAEPPSPYQRRLREVYRPPEFLDGDAEPTLTGDVFSFSIILLEIATRSDPVPVDDSSLESSCCPPLPELISSKAHNNCPCPADYVELIRRCGAQNPAQRPTFEQIRKFVCRINPVKVSPVDMMMNLMEKYSKHLEVLVAERTQDLMHEKQKTDRLLHSMLPRQVADDLRQGKPSQAQSYVSATVFFSDIVGFTQLSGSSTPYQVVDLLNKLYTTFDDIIDNYDVYKVETIGDAYMVVSGVPRENGILHASEIASMALDLVAVCRTFGIPHKPNTQLQIRAGIHSGPVVAGVVGTKMPRYCLFGDTVNTASRMESTSLALKIQCSASVFYLLEEIGGYALACRGTMPVKGKGDMVTYWLEGKTSGESDGNGGGSPRERQFGFSLPGALQAAERPTA from the exons ATGAACATTTGG CAGAGGGCGCTGTCGCTCACCCTGGCGCTGAAAAGGgaggtcgtctgtctctctgcccGACGCTCACTCGGGTGCAGAGACCAGACCCGACCGCCGCGTTGCCCAAATCCTCCTCCGGCTGGCTTCTGTCCGCTTTTCTCCGTCATGAAAGGCGTCTTCTGCTTCGCCGTCTTCTGG GTGTGCGCGTCTTCCTGGCACGACCTGGACAACAGCGAGTACGACTGTTGGCCCCTGGAACGCCCCGACGACTCCAACATGATCAGCTGCGGAG GTCTGGAGATGGCGTGGGTGCTGCGGCCTCCCGAGACGGTGACAAGCGGCCAGGTGTTTTCCGTCGTCTACTCGGTCTCCGCGCGAGACTCCTTCTACGGCTGGGCCGTGGACAACGACATCTTTCCTCGCGG TTCCATAGAGGGCGCGGAGGACGCTCGGAGGTTCTGCCAAGAACACGAGTGTCCCGCCGACTGGAAAGACGCCGATGGTGAAAACTGCTGCATTCATCACGCCAACGTCCACTCGTGCCCGCTGGGACACATG GCCTCGGAGAGCATCTGCGGCCCGTGGATCCCTGACGACGGCAAGATCTTCACCCACACCATCTCCACTTCGGGCAAGATGACGCAGAGCAACTGGAGCGCCAAG GTGGTTCTGTTCCACGTGGGCCTGACCTCGCTCATCGCTCACATCCGAGTGGGTCGCATGCAGGTGGCGCTGGAGGCCAAAAGCACCGTGCTGCCCTCCGCAG TCTGCGGCGACGACGAGTGCCAGGAGGGCGAGCTGTGCTCCACCTGCCCCGCCGACTGCGGCCAATGCCCCATGACGGCGTGGGCCAAAGTGGCCGTGGGGCTGCCGCTGAGCCTGCTCTGCGTCTGCTTCGTCCTGACCGCCACG TGGCTGAGGTATCAGCAGCAGAAACTGCTGTGGGACGAGAGCTGGATCATCCATTTTGACCACATCAAGCCAG ATCATCAAGCGCGCGTGACCACCAGCAGCTTGATTAGCGCGGCGCCGGCGGCGGGACACAGCGACAGCAATACCAGCTGCGTGACGGCCCTGGCTTCCTGCGGGGGACAAGCGGGAGGCGGGAAGACCACCTTCACCTGCACGGGGATCTA CGACGGTCGGACGGTGGCCATCAAGAAGATTCCCGGCAAGTCTTTCTCTCTGTCCAAGAGCATCCGACAGGAAGTCAAGCAAGTCAG GGAGCTGGACCACCCCAACCTGTGCAAGTTCATCGGCGGCTGCGTCCAAGCGCCCAGCGTGGCCATAGTGACCGAGTACTGCCCCAAGGGGAGTCTCAACGACGTGCTTCTCAACGAGGAGATCCCGCTCAACTGGGGCTTCAG GTTCTCCTTCGCCGTGGACATGGCCAAAGGGATGGCCTACCTCCACCAGCACCGCATCTGTCACGGCCACCTCAAGTCTTCCAACTGCGTGCTGGACGACCGCTGGGTTTGCAAGATCACCG ATTACGGGCTCGGGGTGTACCGCCGGGGGGAAGGGGCGGAGCCTCCCTCGCCCTACCAGCGGCGACTCCGAGAAGTGTACAGGCCGCCCGAGTTCCTAGACGGCGACGCGGAGCCCACGCTGACCGGAGACGTCTTCAG TTTTTCCATCATCTTGCTGGAGATCGCCACGCGAAGTGACCCCGTCCCG GTGGACGATTCCAGCCTGGAAAGCTCTTGCTGTCCACCTCTCCCCGAGCTCATCTCCAGCAAAGCCCACAACAACTGCCCCTGTCCCGCCGACTACGTGGAG CTCATCCGACGGTGCGGCGCTCAAAATCCCGCGCAACGGCCCACTTTTGAACAGATCAGGAAGTTCGTCTGCCGGATCAACCCCGTCAAAGTCAGTCCGGTGGACATGATGATGAATCTG ATGGAGAAGTACAGCAAGCACCTGGAAGTGCTGGTGGCCGAGCGGACGCAAGACCTGATGCACGAGAAGCAGAAGACGGACAGGCTGCTGCACA GCATGCTCCCGCGGCAGGTGGCCGACGACCTCCGCCAGGGCAAACCGTCGCAGGCTCAGAGCTACGTCAGCGCCACCGTCTTTTTCAG CGACATCGTCGGGTTCACGCAGCTGTCCGGCAGCAGTACGCCGTACCAGGTGGTGGACCTTCTCAACAAGCTCTACACCACTTTCGACGATATCATTGACAACTACGACGTCTACAAGGTGGAAACCATCGGCGACGCCT ACATGGTGGTGTCGGGCGTCCCCCGGGAGAACGGCATTCTTCACGCTTCCGAGATCGCCAGCATGGCTTTGGACTTGGTGGCCGTGTGCCGCACCTTCGGGATCCCTCACAAGCCCAACACGCAGCTGCAGATTCGCGCCGGGATCCACTCGG GTCCGGTGGTGGCGGGCGTGGTGGGCACCAAGATGCCACGCTACTGTCTCTTCGGCGACACGGTAAACACGGCTTCTCGGATGGAGTCCACCAGCCTAG CGTTGAAGATCCAGTGCAGCGCCAGCGTCTTTTACCTGCTGGAAGAGATCGGCGGCTACGCGCTGGCGTGTCGGGGAACGATGCCGGTCAAG
- the LOC144065742 gene encoding atrial natriuretic peptide receptor 1 isoform X1, with protein sequence MNIWQRALSLTLALKREVVCLSARRSLGCRDQTRPPRCPNPPPAGFCPLFSVMKGVFCFAVFWVCASSWHDLDNSEYDCWPLERPDDSNMISCGGLEMAWVLRPPETVTSGQVFSVVYSVSARDSFYGWAVDNDIFPRGSIEGAEDARRFCQEHECPADWKDADGENCCIHHANVHSCPLGHMASESICGPWIPDDGKIFTHTISTSGKMTQSNWSAKVVLFHVGLTSLIAHIRVGRMQVALEAKSTVLPSAVCGDDECQEGELCSTCPADCGQCPMTAWAKVAVGLPLSLLCVCFVLTATWLRYQQQKLLWDESWIIHFDHIKPDHQARVTTSSLISAAPAAGHSDSNTSCVTALASCGGQAGGGKTTFTCTGIYDGRTVAIKKIPGKSFSLSKSIRQEVKQVRELDHPNLCKFIGGCVQAPSVAIVTEYCPKGSLNDVLLNEEIPLNWGFRFSFAVDMAKGMAYLHQHRICHGHLKSSNCVLDDRWVCKITDYGLGVYRRGEGAEPPSPYQRRLREVYRPPEFLDGDAEPTLTGDVFSFSIILLEIATRSDPVPVDDSSLESSCCPPLPELISSKAHNNCPCPADYVELIRRCGAQNPAQRPTFEQIRKFVCRINPVKVSPVDMMMNLMEKYSKHLEVLVAERTQDLMHEKQKTDRLLHSMLPRQVADDLRQGKPSQAQSYVSATVFFRSDRPSDGKAAVACRPAIFPTLAFARSDIVGFTQLSGSSTPYQVVDLLNKLYTTFDDIIDNYDVYKVETIGDAYMVVSGVPRENGILHASEIASMALDLVAVCRTFGIPHKPNTQLQIRAGIHSGPVVAGVVGTKMPRYCLFGDTVNTASRMESTSLALKIQCSASVFYLLEEIGGYALACRGTMPVKGKGDMVTYWLEGKTSGESDGNGGGSPRERQFGFSLPGALQAAERPTA encoded by the exons ATGAACATTTGG CAGAGGGCGCTGTCGCTCACCCTGGCGCTGAAAAGGgaggtcgtctgtctctctgcccGACGCTCACTCGGGTGCAGAGACCAGACCCGACCGCCGCGTTGCCCAAATCCTCCTCCGGCTGGCTTCTGTCCGCTTTTCTCCGTCATGAAAGGCGTCTTCTGCTTCGCCGTCTTCTGG GTGTGCGCGTCTTCCTGGCACGACCTGGACAACAGCGAGTACGACTGTTGGCCCCTGGAACGCCCCGACGACTCCAACATGATCAGCTGCGGAG GTCTGGAGATGGCGTGGGTGCTGCGGCCTCCCGAGACGGTGACAAGCGGCCAGGTGTTTTCCGTCGTCTACTCGGTCTCCGCGCGAGACTCCTTCTACGGCTGGGCCGTGGACAACGACATCTTTCCTCGCGG TTCCATAGAGGGCGCGGAGGACGCTCGGAGGTTCTGCCAAGAACACGAGTGTCCCGCCGACTGGAAAGACGCCGATGGTGAAAACTGCTGCATTCATCACGCCAACGTCCACTCGTGCCCGCTGGGACACATG GCCTCGGAGAGCATCTGCGGCCCGTGGATCCCTGACGACGGCAAGATCTTCACCCACACCATCTCCACTTCGGGCAAGATGACGCAGAGCAACTGGAGCGCCAAG GTGGTTCTGTTCCACGTGGGCCTGACCTCGCTCATCGCTCACATCCGAGTGGGTCGCATGCAGGTGGCGCTGGAGGCCAAAAGCACCGTGCTGCCCTCCGCAG TCTGCGGCGACGACGAGTGCCAGGAGGGCGAGCTGTGCTCCACCTGCCCCGCCGACTGCGGCCAATGCCCCATGACGGCGTGGGCCAAAGTGGCCGTGGGGCTGCCGCTGAGCCTGCTCTGCGTCTGCTTCGTCCTGACCGCCACG TGGCTGAGGTATCAGCAGCAGAAACTGCTGTGGGACGAGAGCTGGATCATCCATTTTGACCACATCAAGCCAG ATCATCAAGCGCGCGTGACCACCAGCAGCTTGATTAGCGCGGCGCCGGCGGCGGGACACAGCGACAGCAATACCAGCTGCGTGACGGCCCTGGCTTCCTGCGGGGGACAAGCGGGAGGCGGGAAGACCACCTTCACCTGCACGGGGATCTA CGACGGTCGGACGGTGGCCATCAAGAAGATTCCCGGCAAGTCTTTCTCTCTGTCCAAGAGCATCCGACAGGAAGTCAAGCAAGTCAG GGAGCTGGACCACCCCAACCTGTGCAAGTTCATCGGCGGCTGCGTCCAAGCGCCCAGCGTGGCCATAGTGACCGAGTACTGCCCCAAGGGGAGTCTCAACGACGTGCTTCTCAACGAGGAGATCCCGCTCAACTGGGGCTTCAG GTTCTCCTTCGCCGTGGACATGGCCAAAGGGATGGCCTACCTCCACCAGCACCGCATCTGTCACGGCCACCTCAAGTCTTCCAACTGCGTGCTGGACGACCGCTGGGTTTGCAAGATCACCG ATTACGGGCTCGGGGTGTACCGCCGGGGGGAAGGGGCGGAGCCTCCCTCGCCCTACCAGCGGCGACTCCGAGAAGTGTACAGGCCGCCCGAGTTCCTAGACGGCGACGCGGAGCCCACGCTGACCGGAGACGTCTTCAG TTTTTCCATCATCTTGCTGGAGATCGCCACGCGAAGTGACCCCGTCCCG GTGGACGATTCCAGCCTGGAAAGCTCTTGCTGTCCACCTCTCCCCGAGCTCATCTCCAGCAAAGCCCACAACAACTGCCCCTGTCCCGCCGACTACGTGGAG CTCATCCGACGGTGCGGCGCTCAAAATCCCGCGCAACGGCCCACTTTTGAACAGATCAGGAAGTTCGTCTGCCGGATCAACCCCGTCAAAGTCAGTCCGGTGGACATGATGATGAATCTG ATGGAGAAGTACAGCAAGCACCTGGAAGTGCTGGTGGCCGAGCGGACGCAAGACCTGATGCACGAGAAGCAGAAGACGGACAGGCTGCTGCACA GCATGCTCCCGCGGCAGGTGGCCGACGACCTCCGCCAGGGCAAACCGTCGCAGGCTCAGAGCTACGTCAGCGCCACCGTCTTTTTCAGGTCGGACCGGCCGAGCGACGGGAAGGCGGCGGTCGCCTGCCGGCCCGCTATATTTCCAACGCTTGCATTTGCGCGCAGCGACATCGTCGGGTTCACGCAGCTGTCCGGCAGCAGTACGCCGTACCAGGTGGTGGACCTTCTCAACAAGCTCTACACCACTTTCGACGATATCATTGACAACTACGACGTCTACAAGGTGGAAACCATCGGCGACGCCT ACATGGTGGTGTCGGGCGTCCCCCGGGAGAACGGCATTCTTCACGCTTCCGAGATCGCCAGCATGGCTTTGGACTTGGTGGCCGTGTGCCGCACCTTCGGGATCCCTCACAAGCCCAACACGCAGCTGCAGATTCGCGCCGGGATCCACTCGG GTCCGGTGGTGGCGGGCGTGGTGGGCACCAAGATGCCACGCTACTGTCTCTTCGGCGACACGGTAAACACGGCTTCTCGGATGGAGTCCACCAGCCTAG CGTTGAAGATCCAGTGCAGCGCCAGCGTCTTTTACCTGCTGGAAGAGATCGGCGGCTACGCGCTGGCGTGTCGGGGAACGATGCCGGTCAAG
- the gpha2 gene encoding glycoprotein hormone alpha-2 isoform X1 yields MSAIAWQTISPLDTQPSVPGVPTSEKVCPNAPWAPGEGLLTAADVAAHHLGPLPAGGAGHVATAFVPERRRRRRERGPGARLPPPRLQRERPQRPSRHLSGDPSGARLRGLLRVGRLPVQVLRAGRLQLHPQRHVGVQLLHHRRGGQGQSALGVSRGAQPRRLGDGDGQSLPLRHVPRVPLLSRRRTASALLAKPSPSKNVKYSRVKIGLSWRHGRWRTSNHLPGRRSAAGHEFALHAAPV; encoded by the exons ATGAGCGCTATCGCTTGGCAAACCATTTCCCCCCTCGACACGCAGCCGAGTGTTCCGGGGGTCCCGACGTCCGAAAAAGTCTGCCCAAACGCACCTTGGGCTCCCGGGGAAGGCCTTTTGACGGCGGCCGATGTCGCGGCCCACCACCTTGGGCCTCTGCCTGCTGGCGGTGCCGGCCATGTCGCTACTGCTTTTGTCCCcgagcggcgacggcggcggcgagaaCGCGGCCCCGGTGCCCGGCTGCCACCTCCACG CCTTCAACGTGAGCGTCCGCAGCGACCGTCGCGGCACCTGTCGGGGGACCCGTCTGGTGCACGCCTGCGTGGGCTACTGCGAGTCGGGCGCCTTCCCGTCCAGGTACTCCGTGCTGGCCGCCTCCAACTTCACCCGCAACGTCACGTCGGCGTCCAGCTGCTGCACCATCGGCGAGGAGGCCAAG GTCAAAGTGCGCTTGGAGTGTCCCGGGGGGCGCAGCCACGACGACTTGGAGATGGTGACGGCCAAAGCCTGCCGCTGCGCCATGTGCCGCGCGTCCCGCTACTGAGCCGCCGGCGCACGGCGTCCGCGCTGCTCGCAAAGCCCTCGCCGTCGAAGAATGTCAAATATTCACGGGTCAAGATTGGACTCTCTTGGCGCCACGGACGATGGCGGACGTCCAATCATCTTCCTGGAAGGCGTTCGGCGGCAGGCCACGAGTTCGCGCTTCACGCGGCGCCCGTTTAA
- the gpha2 gene encoding glycoprotein hormone alpha-2 isoform X3 has protein sequence MSRPTTLGLCLLAVPAMSLLLLSPSGDGGGENAAPVPGCHLHAFNVSVRSDRRGTCRGTRLVHACVGYCESGAFPSRYSVLAASNFTRNVTSASSCCTIGEEAKVSGSPASAISRSHPLRSTRSKCAWSVPGGAATTTWRW, from the exons ATGTCGCGGCCCACCACCTTGGGCCTCTGCCTGCTGGCGGTGCCGGCCATGTCGCTACTGCTTTTGTCCCcgagcggcgacggcggcggcgagaaCGCGGCCCCGGTGCCCGGCTGCCACCTCCACG CCTTCAACGTGAGCGTCCGCAGCGACCGTCGCGGCACCTGTCGGGGGACCCGTCTGGTGCACGCCTGCGTGGGCTACTGCGAGTCGGGCGCCTTCCCGTCCAGGTACTCCGTGCTGGCCGCCTCCAACTTCACCCGCAACGTCACGTCGGCGTCCAGCTGCTGCACCATCGGCGAGGAGGCCAAGGTGAGCGGTAGCCCGGCCAGCGCTATTTCTCGGTCTCATCCCCTGCGCTCAACCAGGTCAAAGTGCGCTTGGAGTGTCCCGGGGGGCGCAGCCACGACGACTTGGAGATGGTGA
- the gpha2 gene encoding glycoprotein hormone alpha-2 isoform X4, with the protein MSRPTTLGLCLLAVPAMSLLLLSPSGDGGGENAAPVPGCHLHAFNVSVRSDRRGTCRGTRLVHACVGYCESGAFPSRYSVLAASNFTRNVTSASSCCTIGEEAKVKVRLECPGGRSHDDLEMVTAKACRCAMCRASRY; encoded by the exons ATGTCGCGGCCCACCACCTTGGGCCTCTGCCTGCTGGCGGTGCCGGCCATGTCGCTACTGCTTTTGTCCCcgagcggcgacggcggcggcgagaaCGCGGCCCCGGTGCCCGGCTGCCACCTCCACG CCTTCAACGTGAGCGTCCGCAGCGACCGTCGCGGCACCTGTCGGGGGACCCGTCTGGTGCACGCCTGCGTGGGCTACTGCGAGTCGGGCGCCTTCCCGTCCAGGTACTCCGTGCTGGCCGCCTCCAACTTCACCCGCAACGTCACGTCGGCGTCCAGCTGCTGCACCATCGGCGAGGAGGCCAAG GTCAAAGTGCGCTTGGAGTGTCCCGGGGGGCGCAGCCACGACGACTTGGAGATGGTGACGGCCAAAGCCTGCCGCTGCGCCATGTGCCGCGCGTCCCGCTACTGA
- the gpha2 gene encoding glycoprotein hormone alpha-2 isoform X2, translated as MSRPTTLGLCLLAVPAMSLLLLSPSGDGGGENAAPVPGCHLHGESFPLAGVHVPGPTFAPGSLQRERPQRPSRHLSGDPSGARLRGLLRVGRLPVQVLRAGRLQLHPQRHVGVQLLHHRRGGQGQSALGVSRGAQPRRLGDGDGQSLPLRHVPRVPLLSRRRTASALLAKPSPSKNVKYSRVKIGLSWRHGRWRTSNHLPGRRSAAGHEFALHAAPV; from the exons ATGTCGCGGCCCACCACCTTGGGCCTCTGCCTGCTGGCGGTGCCGGCCATGTCGCTACTGCTTTTGTCCCcgagcggcgacggcggcggcgagaaCGCGGCCCCGGTGCCCGGCTGCCACCTCCACGGTGAGTCCTTTCCGCTGGCCGGTGTCCACGTCCCGGGTCCAACCTTTGCGCCCGGCAGCCTTCAACGTGAGCGTCCGCAGCGACCGTCGCGGCACCTGTCGGGGGACCCGTCTGGTGCACGCCTGCGTGGGCTACTGCGAGTCGGGCGCCTTCCCGTCCAGGTACTCCGTGCTGGCCGCCTCCAACTTCACCCGCAACGTCACGTCGGCGTCCAGCTGCTGCACCATCGGCGAGGAGGCCAAG GTCAAAGTGCGCTTGGAGTGTCCCGGGGGGCGCAGCCACGACGACTTGGAGATGGTGACGGCCAAAGCCTGCCGCTGCGCCATGTGCCGCGCGTCCCGCTACTGAGCCGCCGGCGCACGGCGTCCGCGCTGCTCGCAAAGCCCTCGCCGTCGAAGAATGTCAAATATTCACGGGTCAAGATTGGACTCTCTTGGCGCCACGGACGATGGCGGACGTCCAATCATCTTCCTGGAAGGCGTTCGGCGGCAGGCCACGAGTTCGCGCTTCACGCGGCGCCCGTTTAA